The following are encoded together in the Desulfovibrio sp. JC022 genome:
- a CDS encoding cation diffusion facilitator family transporter, with amino-acid sequence MAESPQKYIYYSIAASIITMVLKTWAWYLTDSVGLLSDALETLVNLSAALFALTVLTLALKPADDNHTYGHGKAEYFSSGAEGMLILIAAIGIVYASVERFLSPSIPQNLEIGLGIALLSSVVNYVTAKIMLKGAKVHDSIILEADAKHLLADVWTSVGLVAGLGTMLFTPPSWAFIDPLIAMIMAGNIVFTGFSLIKKSYSGLMDNALPHEELLVIDAAVRSCGGEDVLYHGLRTRKAGSQRFVDFHLLLPGESSITDSHNLCTEIEDCIKSDLKNCHVTIHVEPKEDVASYDCEETGGLCGSMIRLREKFGEKE; translated from the coding sequence ATGGCTGAATCTCCACAGAAGTACATTTATTACTCTATTGCGGCTTCAATTATCACCATGGTCCTTAAAACATGGGCCTGGTACCTTACTGATTCAGTGGGATTACTTTCCGATGCATTGGAAACTCTGGTTAACCTTTCTGCCGCACTCTTTGCTCTTACGGTCCTGACTTTGGCCTTGAAGCCTGCTGACGACAATCATACATACGGGCATGGCAAGGCTGAGTATTTTTCCAGCGGAGCCGAGGGGATGCTTATTCTTATTGCTGCGATTGGAATTGTTTACGCTTCGGTGGAAAGATTTCTGAGTCCGTCTATTCCGCAGAATCTGGAGATCGGTCTGGGTATCGCGCTACTCTCGTCTGTAGTGAATTATGTGACAGCCAAGATTATGCTTAAAGGGGCCAAAGTTCACGATTCCATCATCCTTGAAGCGGACGCAAAACACCTTCTGGCCGATGTCTGGACTTCGGTGGGACTGGTAGCCGGGTTAGGAACAATGCTTTTTACTCCTCCGTCATGGGCGTTCATTGATCCGCTTATCGCCATGATCATGGCCGGGAATATCGTTTTCACCGGATTCTCGCTGATTAAAAAGTCGTATTCCGGACTTATGGACAACGCCTTGCCTCATGAAGAGCTGCTGGTAATTGACGCTGCTGTGCGTAGTTGCGGCGGTGAAGATGTGCTTTATCATGGATTGAGGACCCGCAAGGCCGGATCACAACGCTTTGTTGATTTTCATTTGCTTCTACCCGGTGAATCTTCCATCACTGATTCCCATAATTTGTGTACGGAGATTGAAGACTGTATCAAGTCGGATCTTAAAAATTGCCATGTGACTATCCATGTGGAACCCAAGGAAGATGTTGCTTCCTACGATTGTGAAGAGACCGGCGGCTTATGCGGTTCCATGATCAGGCTTAGAGAGAAGTTCGGGGAGAAGGAGTAG
- a CDS encoding 4Fe-4S binding protein, with the protein MKTLTASRMERCIGCHSCSFACARLVHKLLSWNTAGIRIASSGGLSTGFVAKVCLACSPAPCAEACPTGAMRGRKKGGGVIHKKDLCIRCGKCAEACPVDAIYLDLKDRPYVCIHCGRCVEFCPHECLEMVESDQRRD; encoded by the coding sequence ATGAAAACATTGACTGCTTCGCGCATGGAACGTTGCATAGGCTGTCATTCCTGTTCCTTTGCCTGCGCACGGCTGGTGCACAAGCTGCTCTCGTGGAATACCGCAGGGATCAGGATTGCCTCTTCCGGCGGTCTTTCCACCGGATTTGTAGCCAAGGTCTGTCTGGCCTGTTCTCCGGCTCCTTGTGCTGAAGCCTGCCCTACCGGGGCCATGCGGGGACGTAAAAAAGGGGGCGGGGTTATCCATAAAAAGGATCTCTGCATCCGTTGCGGAAAATGTGCTGAAGCCTGTCCGGTGGATGCTATTTATCTGGACCTCAAGGATCGTCCTTATGTCTGTATCCATTGCGGAAGGTGCGTTGAATTCTGCCCCCATGAATGTCTTGAAATGGTCGAATCAGATCAGAGGAGGGACTAA
- a CDS encoding nitroreductase family protein: MDVFEAIHSRRSVRKYEDKPVSEEIIKEILSAAMMAPSAGNAQPWQFVVVDDREKLETISAINQYAAMAKNAPMGILVCGDLSLEKYPGYWSQDCAAAMQNLLLAAHAKGLGAVWTGIHPEKERVEGFKKLFNLPEQVIPLGFAVMGWSKQESKRKDRYKEERVRRNSW, translated from the coding sequence ATGGATGTATTTGAAGCGATCCACTCCCGCAGAAGCGTCAGAAAATATGAAGATAAGCCTGTTTCCGAGGAAATAATTAAAGAAATCCTCAGCGCGGCCATGATGGCTCCCAGTGCCGGGAATGCCCAGCCGTGGCAGTTCGTGGTTGTTGACGATCGCGAAAAACTTGAAACTATCTCAGCCATTAACCAATACGCAGCTATGGCTAAAAATGCTCCCATGGGTATTCTGGTCTGCGGTGATTTGAGCCTTGAAAAATATCCCGGTTACTGGTCACAGGACTGTGCAGCAGCAATGCAGAATCTACTGCTGGCTGCTCATGCAAAAGGTCTTGGAGCGGTCTGGACTGGAATTCATCCAGAAAAAGAAAGGGTCGAGGGATTTAAAAAGCTGTTCAATCTGCCCGAACAGGTCATCCCGCTGGGTTTTGCGGTCATGGGCTGGTCCAAGCAGGAATCGAAAAGAAAAGACCGTTACAAAGAAGAAAGAGTTCGCCGCAACAGCTGGTAA
- a CDS encoding ACP S-malonyltransferase, which translates to MSDLSILFPGQGSQEPGMGRDLAEKWSAAMDMWKFAEAESGLPLREIYWEGNAADMAKTDALQPGLTVVNLSIWSYLKESLKPASTAGHSLGEFASLGASGVLSIEDTIKAVSLRGKLMSQVANEDHGMAAVLKLDQSAVEEAVEFGGSETGKELRVANYNSPAQYVISGEKAAIEAAGTVIKEKKGRAIPLPVSGAFHSPLIQEAADEFAAYLGKLNWNAPAFPVYFNVTAGTESNPEEIKKIMSSQMTSSVRWIEIVTNQYAAGARNFLELGPKGVLTKLLVANLKGKDYEGKGVGNLEQAEALK; encoded by the coding sequence ATGTCTGATTTATCTATACTTTTTCCCGGTCAGGGTTCTCAGGAACCCGGTATGGGACGTGATCTTGCTGAAAAATGGTCTGCTGCCATGGATATGTGGAAATTTGCCGAAGCTGAGTCCGGCCTGCCCCTGCGTGAAATCTACTGGGAAGGCAATGCAGCTGATATGGCCAAGACCGATGCCCTTCAGCCCGGTCTGACCGTGGTCAACCTTTCCATCTGGTCCTACCTCAAAGAAAGTCTCAAGCCTGCGTCTACCGCCGGACACAGCCTCGGTGAATTCGCATCCCTTGGTGCTTCCGGTGTTCTCTCCATTGAAGACACCATCAAGGCGGTATCCCTGCGCGGTAAGCTTATGTCTCAGGTGGCTAACGAAGATCACGGCATGGCCGCTGTGCTTAAGCTGGATCAGTCCGCGGTTGAAGAGGCCGTTGAATTCGGTGGTTCCGAAACCGGAAAGGAACTTCGTGTAGCCAACTACAACTCCCCGGCCCAGTATGTGATCAGCGGTGAAAAGGCTGCCATTGAGGCTGCCGGAACCGTGATCAAGGAAAAGAAAGGGCGTGCTATTCCCCTGCCGGTCAGCGGCGCATTCCACAGCCCGCTCATTCAGGAAGCTGCTGATGAATTTGCAGCTTACCTTGGCAAGCTGAATTGGAATGCACCCGCATTCCCGGTCTACTTTAATGTTACTGCCGGGACAGAATCCAATCCTGAAGAGATCAAGAAAATCATGTCTTCCCAGATGACTTCATCTGTGCGCTGGATTGAAATTGTTACTAACCAGTACGCTGCCGGTGCGCGTAATTTCCTCGAGCTGGGGCCCAAGGGTGTACTGACCAAGCTTTTGGTCGCCAACCTTAAGGGCAAAGATTACGAAGGAAAAGGCGTCGGTAATCTGGAACAGGCTGAAGCACTTAAATAA
- a CDS encoding FIST signal transduction protein, which produces MHFELERTGSAQAFETVLKTMYSRNEVKGIIVFACDKNGFKPENLDHILKDCPVPIAGGIFPGIVHQKETLETGTLVIGLSHKPDLSIIREMSNPDTDFMQSLRDVFNIDNIPDTIFVLTDGFSSRISSFINAMFVNIGLERNIVGGGAGSLSLEKRPCIITNEGLLEDASIVALLDTKSTVNISHGWHPIKGPFKVTEADRNVIKSINWMPAFNTYREVIREHSGQYITPDNFSRIAMSYPFGISRMCCDPIVRDPVMVDETGALTCVGEIVEGAFVNILHGNPESLIYASSKLPTCTAGFSLGDNSVGLIIDCISRALFLKDRFKHELDAIHLPDIPLLGFLSFGEIATQEKQFLEFHNKTTVLSILEEL; this is translated from the coding sequence ATGCATTTTGAACTGGAAAGAACAGGCAGTGCCCAAGCTTTTGAGACCGTGTTGAAAACAATGTATTCTAGGAACGAGGTAAAAGGAATCATCGTTTTTGCCTGTGATAAAAATGGGTTTAAACCGGAGAATCTGGACCACATTCTCAAAGATTGTCCAGTTCCAATTGCCGGGGGAATCTTTCCGGGCATAGTCCACCAGAAAGAAACACTGGAAACCGGAACCCTTGTCATCGGCCTTTCCCACAAACCGGATCTCTCTATCATTCGGGAAATGAGCAATCCCGATACAGACTTCATGCAGTCCCTGCGTGACGTTTTCAACATAGATAATATCCCCGATACCATTTTCGTTTTGACCGACGGCTTTTCCAGCCGTATCTCATCGTTCATAAATGCCATGTTCGTTAATATCGGACTTGAACGCAACATTGTTGGAGGCGGTGCCGGGTCCCTGAGCCTTGAAAAACGACCTTGTATAATCACCAATGAAGGGTTGCTGGAGGACGCATCCATAGTTGCCCTGCTGGACACCAAAAGCACGGTGAATATCAGCCACGGCTGGCATCCCATTAAAGGTCCGTTCAAAGTCACTGAAGCGGACCGCAATGTAATCAAAAGCATCAACTGGATGCCTGCTTTCAATACCTACAGGGAAGTAATTCGCGAACATTCCGGGCAATACATCACCCCGGACAATTTTTCACGTATTGCCATGTCCTATCCTTTCGGCATTTCAAGGATGTGTTGCGACCCCATCGTCCGTGATCCGGTGATGGTTGATGAGACCGGAGCACTGACCTGCGTGGGTGAAATAGTGGAAGGCGCATTTGTGAACATATTACACGGTAACCCAGAATCTCTGATCTATGCCTCGAGTAAACTTCCCACCTGCACAGCCGGATTCAGTCTCGGAGACAACTCAGTGGGGCTGATAATTGACTGTATTTCAAGAGCCTTGTTCCTCAAGGATCGCTTCAAGCATGAGCTGGATGCCATCCACCTCCCGGACATTCCTTTGTTGGGCTTCCTTTCTTTCGGGGAAATAGCCACTCAGGAAAAACAATTTCTGGAGTTTCATAATAAAACCACTGTATTGTCCATACTGGAGGAATTGTGA
- a CDS encoding PAS domain S-box protein: protein MSIRVQEQLLYEIAMSVGKSLDLEKMLEAAISTYLRRLCCMSARVFLRDEKKLLFSKAFAIPLRERKNNYFDEFIEKISIFNTEDELNNLRESLPLHNAIGENHYYLMDLPGAGFLMFSKGGSPLPHSMLKSLQKINIRIAESIISCQTHRRNEILNMKLQNQIKEREKAELAILEERQKYRIIFENSPLGLIYFDHEGVIRDCNPIFMEMMGSSRDKLIGFSTARKGTPEMRRVLAKAQTGEPAIFEGNYISATGNKKMYLRAVFNPVSPGSTKTEVIATVEKLGEFREE from the coding sequence GTGAGTATCAGAGTTCAAGAGCAACTTCTTTATGAAATAGCCATGTCTGTGGGCAAAAGCCTTGATCTGGAAAAGATGCTGGAAGCGGCAATTTCTACATACCTGCGCCGTTTATGCTGTATGAGCGCAAGAGTATTTCTGCGAGATGAAAAAAAACTCTTGTTCAGCAAAGCATTCGCCATCCCTCTCAGAGAAAGGAAGAACAATTATTTTGATGAGTTCATCGAAAAAATATCAATTTTCAACACAGAGGATGAACTTAATAATTTAAGGGAAAGCCTGCCGCTACATAATGCTATTGGAGAAAATCACTACTATCTCATGGACTTACCCGGAGCAGGATTTCTGATGTTCAGCAAAGGAGGATCTCCGCTTCCGCACTCCATGTTGAAATCATTGCAGAAAATTAACATCAGGATCGCTGAATCCATAATTTCCTGTCAGACCCACCGCCGCAATGAAATACTGAATATGAAACTCCAGAATCAGATTAAAGAAAGAGAGAAGGCAGAACTGGCAATCTTGGAAGAAAGACAAAAATACCGGATAATATTTGAAAACTCACCATTAGGCTTGATTTATTTCGACCATGAGGGAGTAATCAGGGATTGCAACCCGATATTCATGGAGATGATGGGGTCATCCCGTGACAAATTAATCGGTTTCAGTACTGCCCGAAAGGGAACCCCGGAAATGCGCCGGGTACTGGCAAAAGCCCAGACCGGTGAACCGGCAATTTTTGAAGGAAATTACATCTCTGCAACAGGAAATAAAAAAATGTACTTACGGGCTGTCTTCAATCCTGTTTCACCGGGCAGCACAAAAACCGAAGTTATTGCCACTGTGGAAAAACTGGGAGAATTCCGCGAAGAATAA
- a CDS encoding sodium-dependent transporter, with product MQKRETWGSRSGFILAAVGSAIGLGNIWRFPYMVYENGGGAFLIPYFVAMLAAGIPFMILEFGLGQKFKGSAPKIFSSISRKWEWLGWWQVVVSFIIASYYVVVIAWAMNYVGLAFTQGWGASPKDFFFGEFLGLTDSPMNMGSVQGSIFLATAAAWAFTFVALFTGVKAGIERVNKIFMPLLFLLVFIFIGRGLMLPGAMDGLNWLFKPDFGAIMDGKVWADAFGQIFFSLSIGFGIMLSYSSYLPKESDINNNACMTVFINCGFSIISGIMIFSVLGYMAQQQGVPIKDVAGAGVGLAFVTLPTAINLMPAPAFFGVLFFAALTVAGLSSMISINEVVASSVIDKFGVSRKKAVSVCCALGFLVSLVFTTGGGLLLLDIVDHFVNNFGILIGGFLEIVFIAWFCNLDEMRVHVNKTSEFTVGSLWLNSLRFVVPAMLGFMIVTNFIGDISKNYGGYSNTAIIAFGWASLAVCLAVGFALSSQSRAFASVSSTNSSFLKRG from the coding sequence ATGCAAAAAAGAGAAACATGGGGTTCCCGTTCCGGCTTTATTCTTGCCGCCGTGGGCTCTGCAATTGGATTGGGTAACATCTGGCGTTTTCCCTACATGGTTTATGAAAACGGTGGTGGTGCATTCCTCATCCCCTATTTCGTAGCAATGCTTGCTGCGGGTATCCCATTCATGATTCTTGAATTCGGCCTCGGCCAGAAATTCAAGGGTTCCGCGCCAAAAATTTTCTCATCCATTTCCAGAAAATGGGAATGGCTCGGCTGGTGGCAGGTAGTGGTATCATTCATCATTGCCTCTTATTATGTAGTAGTTATCGCATGGGCGATGAACTACGTGGGCCTTGCCTTCACTCAAGGATGGGGAGCATCTCCCAAAGACTTTTTCTTTGGCGAATTCCTCGGTCTTACCGACTCCCCCATGAACATGGGTAGTGTTCAGGGCTCTATCTTCCTGGCAACCGCCGCAGCCTGGGCATTCACTTTCGTGGCCCTGTTTACCGGAGTTAAAGCCGGTATTGAAAGGGTCAACAAGATCTTTATGCCCCTTCTCTTCCTGCTTGTGTTCATCTTCATTGGAAGAGGACTCATGCTCCCCGGAGCAATGGACGGACTGAACTGGCTCTTCAAACCTGATTTCGGAGCCATCATGGACGGAAAAGTCTGGGCTGACGCATTCGGCCAGATCTTCTTCAGTCTCTCCATCGGGTTTGGTATCATGCTGTCTTACTCCAGCTACCTGCCCAAAGAGTCTGACATCAACAACAACGCCTGCATGACTGTGTTCATCAACTGCGGATTCAGCATAATCTCCGGTATCATGATCTTCAGCGTGCTCGGTTACATGGCCCAGCAGCAGGGCGTTCCCATCAAGGACGTTGCCGGTGCGGGTGTAGGCCTTGCCTTCGTCACCCTGCCCACCGCAATCAACCTGATGCCCGCCCCGGCCTTCTTCGGCGTGCTCTTCTTTGCGGCTCTGACTGTTGCAGGTCTTTCTTCCATGATCTCCATCAATGAAGTTGTGGCCTCTTCCGTCATCGACAAATTCGGTGTTTCCCGCAAAAAAGCTGTTAGCGTATGCTGTGCCCTCGGTTTTCTGGTCAGCTTGGTCTTCACCACCGGTGGTGGCCTGTTGCTGCTCGATATTGTTGACCACTTTGTCAACAACTTCGGTATCCTCATCGGCGGATTCCTTGAAATCGTGTTCATTGCATGGTTCTGCAATCTCGATGAAATGCGCGTTCATGTTAACAAAACCTCTGAGTTCACTGTCGGTTCCCTGTGGCTGAACAGCCTGCGCTTCGTTGTTCCGGCAATGCTCGGTTTCATGATCGTGACCAACTTCATCGGCGATATCTCCAAAAACTACGGTGGATACTCCAATACTGCTATCATCGCATTCGGCTGGGCATCCCTTGCCGTATGTCTTGCTGTAGGCTTTGCACTTTCCAGTCAGAGTCGTGCATTCGCATCAGTATCCTCCACCAACAGCAGCTTCCTTAAAAGGGGATAG
- a CDS encoding response regulator, with protein MAHILVLDDVVDAGILLKRILERKGHKVSVFSEEEEALSFVSGSDVELAILDIKLKKMTGVEVLEEMKKQLPGLKVIMLTGYPTLETARESLKHGANEYCVKPIDKEELESKVEDVLAG; from the coding sequence ATGGCACATATTCTTGTTCTTGATGATGTTGTTGATGCGGGAATACTCCTCAAGCGCATTTTGGAGCGCAAGGGGCATAAAGTCAGTGTTTTTTCCGAGGAGGAGGAAGCCCTTTCCTTTGTGTCCGGCAGTGATGTCGAACTGGCCATTCTTGATATCAAGCTTAAGAAAATGACCGGGGTGGAAGTGCTGGAGGAGATGAAAAAGCAATTGCCCGGACTGAAGGTGATCATGCTTACCGGTTACCCGACTCTTGAGACTGCCCGTGAATCACTTAAACACGGAGCCAATGAGTATTGCGTCAAGCCTATCGATAAGGAAGAACTGGAGTCCAAGGTAGAGGACGTGTTAGCCGGATAA
- a CDS encoding MetS family NSS transporter small subunit: MTTSAIIMMIFGLGITWGGAIACFRIAFKNK, from the coding sequence ATGACTACCAGCGCAATCATTATGATGATCTTCGGCCTCGGTATCACCTGGGGCGGAGCAATCGCCTGCTTCCGCATCGCTTTTAAAAACAAATAG
- a CDS encoding dienelactone hydrolase family protein has protein sequence MHEQRSISHIHLNIEFESVLLLPEGQGPFPAVLLFHEYTGLNEVIISHARRLARNGYAVLAADFYGVHNRPSTIDEARTTHRIYRNDRLLMREGAKACLDVLRGQPEVGSSCIYTLGFSFGGGVALELARSGAELKGAVSVYGYLDTTHLASPGDMKCPLLAIHVNNDPVVPAEHLRMFEEEMDYAKVDYDLTRLDNAQHGFANSDDDGFDARLAEKMWAQVLDWLDGKK, from the coding sequence ATGCATGAGCAACGCAGCATCAGTCATATTCATTTAAATATAGAGTTTGAGAGCGTCCTGCTGCTTCCAGAGGGCCAAGGGCCGTTTCCGGCTGTGTTGCTTTTTCATGAATATACCGGGCTGAATGAGGTTATTATCAGCCATGCGCGTAGGCTGGCCCGGAATGGATATGCAGTATTAGCCGCTGATTTTTATGGAGTTCACAATCGGCCTTCAACTATAGATGAAGCGCGCACCACCCACCGTATTTATCGCAATGACCGTCTTTTAATGCGTGAGGGGGCTAAAGCTTGTCTTGATGTTCTGCGCGGTCAACCTGAAGTTGGTTCGTCCTGTATTTACACTCTCGGTTTTTCATTTGGCGGAGGAGTTGCGCTGGAGCTGGCCCGTTCCGGAGCCGAGTTGAAAGGGGCGGTATCTGTTTATGGCTATCTTGATACCACGCATCTTGCATCTCCCGGAGACATGAAATGTCCCCTGCTGGCTATTCATGTGAATAATGATCCCGTAGTTCCCGCAGAGCATCTGCGCATGTTTGAAGAAGAAATGGACTACGCAAAAGTGGATTATGATTTGACCCGTCTTGATAACGCACAACACGGCTTTGCCAACTCGGATGATGATGGTTTTGATGCGAGGCTTGCGGAAAAAATGTGGGCGCAGGTGCTGGACTGGTTGGACGGCAAAAAGTAA